A genomic region of Trifolium pratense cultivar HEN17-A07 linkage group LG3, ARS_RC_1.1, whole genome shotgun sequence contains the following coding sequences:
- the LOC123917998 gene encoding protein TAPETUM DETERMINANT 1 encodes MEPNRVNILIVTVTVFLLFSLGVLASLTGFVGGSGGAGSGTLLSLSLLLGLEGGTNNTLLYTPHRKLLPHSATDERIEPNRIWGDNCTKSDIVISQASTAPLPNGIPTYRVEISNMCVSGCDISAIHLRCGWFSSARLINPKLFKRLRYNDCLVNNGKPVINGGTVSFQYANTYLYPLSVSSVVCV; translated from the exons ATGGAACCGAACCGAGTCAATATTCTCATCGTAACCGTCACCGTTTTCTTACTCTTCTCCCTCGGAGTTCTTGCTTCTCTCACAG GATTTGTTGGTGGTAGTGGTGGGGCTGGTAGTGGAACGTTGTTGTCCTTGTCACTATTGTTGGGATTAGAGGGTGGAACAAACAACACACTCCTCTATACTCCTCACCGCAAACTTCTCCCTCATTCTG CTACTGATGAGAGAATCGAACCAAACCGAATATGGGGTGATAACTGCACCAAATCGGACATTGTTATCAGCCAAGCTTCCACAGCACCACTCCCAAATGGTATCCCAACATACAGAGTTGAAATATCGAACATGTGTGTAAGTGGATGCGACATCTCTGCTATTCACCTTCGTTGTGGCTGGTTTAGCTCGGCACGTCTCATCAACCCAAAACTCTTCAAGCGCCTCCGGTACAATGACTGCCTTGTCAATAATGGCAAACCAGTAATCAATGGTGGCACTGTTTCTTTTCAGTATGCTAATACCTATCTCTATCCACTCTCAGTTTCCTCTGTGGTAtgtgtttga